A region of Coccinella septempunctata chromosome 5, icCocSept1.1, whole genome shotgun sequence DNA encodes the following proteins:
- the LOC123313763 gene encoding uncharacterized protein LOC123313763 isoform X5 has product MLINHLQQIHSLSIKTSLFTFKNEEEFETWRALDNRNVDYVKRRDRKISDGQVVYYECNRSNFSGYTSQCSKRSMKTGGSIKISGFCPSRIRVKICNTGVDVKFVETHVGHDDLLRSKHLTKDQQEMIASKLAAGVTKERILEDARTITGNKLERINVLKRADLAYIIRKFNIEKRRHDDDMVATTLKVKEWNSQGKNYVFLFKQIGETYPGLKAEDFALGFMNDDMERKLKQFKRIICIDGTHGTNSRHYDLTIVLVKDENKIGFPVAFLLSNRLDQTIQNIFFDALKSKIGEPVDAEYIMTDDDIKYYNAWCQAMVTERKPRRLLCTWHVIKNWNIQGRNKLKNVDNKKEMKNRMRKILKETDVSTFHKMKDEYFKHLEEGQENEFLKYLKNYYFQSEERIMMWAHCHRVNVGINTNMAIESLNKVLKYNKMRGNQNLRVEKLLDTLEELVNEKMWKNIIDTERPSANQYQARVNREAHSKAENGLTDKVVCLETGEFRVPSESVSNKFYIVSYNELCDKDCTSLYCIKCKICIHRFRCQCAEFTIKAAMCKHIHAVALVAERSDSVLGVRTVNDDDEDNNLYICQPSTSRAAYEMDVQSVVGGSSQITNDPIDSTTKDFLLKYCMSFTQIY; this is encoded by the exons ATGCTGATTAATCACTTACAGCAGATTCATTCTCTAAGTATCAAGACATCACTTTTTACTTTTaagaatgaagaagaatttgAGACTTGGAGAGCACTTGATAACAGAAATGTGGATTACGTAAAACGAAGAGATCGTAAAATCAGCGATGGACAGGTGGTATATTATGAATGCAATCGTAGTAATTTTTCAG GATATACTAGCCAATGTAGCAAACGCAGCATGAAAACTGGGGGAAGTATCAAAATCTCTGGTTTCTGCCCTTCTAGAATTCGTGTGAAGATATGTAATACAg GGGTGGATGTTAAATTTGTTGAAACACATGTTGGTCATGACGATCTACTGCGATCTAAACATTTGACAAAGGACCAGCAGGAAATGATTGCTAGTAAATTGGCAGCTGGAGTCACAAAAGAAAGAATTTTGGAAGATGCAAGAACTATAACCGGCAATAAGCTAGAAAGAATTAATGTGCTTAAAAGGGCAGATCTTGCTTATATTATAAGAAAATTCAACATAGAGAAGAGGAGACATGATGATGACATGGTTGCCACCACTTTGAAAGTGAAAGAGTGGAACAGTCaaggaaaaaattatgtttttttgttCAAGCAAATTG GAGAAACCTACCCAGGATTGAAGGCAGAAGACTTTGCTCTAGGATTCATGAACGATGATATGGAGAGAAAGCTCAAACAATTCAAAAGGATAATATGCATCGATGGAACCCATGGCACAAACTCAAGACATTATGATCTGACTATAGTTTTAGTCAAAGATGAGAATAAAATCGGTTTCCCGGTGGCTTTCTTATTATCGAATAGACTGGATCAAAccatccaaaatattttttttgatgcTTTGAAATCTAAGATTGGAGAGCCAGTGGACGCAGAATATATTATGACCGATGatgatataaaatattataatgcatggTGTCAG GCAATGGTAACAGAAAGAAAGCCAAGAAGGCTCCTCTGTACTTGGCATGTTATTAAGAATTGGAATATACAGGGGAGAAACAAGTTGAAGAATGTGGACAACAAAAAAGAGATGAAAAATAGAATGCGAAAAATTTTGAAGGAGACTGATGTATCAACATTCCACAAGATGAAAGACGAATATTTCAAGCATTTGGAAGAAGGACaggaaaatgagtttttgaaatatttaaagaA ttattatttcCAAAGTGAAGAAAGAATCATGATGTGGGCTCACTGCCACAGAGTAAATGTTGGGATTAATACCAACATGGCTATAGAAAGCCTGAATAAAGTATTGAAGTACAATAAAATGAGGGGAAATCAGAATTTACG GGTAGAGAAATTACTGGACACTTTGGAGGAATTGGTAAATGAAAAGATGTGGAAAAACATTATTGACACGGAAAGACCTTCTGCCAATCAATACCAGGCCAGAGTTAACCGAGAAGCTCATTCGAAAGCAGAAAATGGACTGACCGATAAAGTAGTATGCTTAGAAACTGGTGAGTTTAGAGTACCATCGGAATCCGTGAGTAATAAATTTTATATTGTGTCATATAATGAGTTGTGTGATAAGGATTGCACATCTCTATATTGCATTAAGTGCAAAATATGCATCCATAGGTTTAGATGTCAATGTGCAGAGTTTACTATAAAAGCTGCCATGTGTAAACATATACATGCAGTTGCTCTGGTCGCAGAGAGAAGCGATTCTGTTTTAGGTGTGAGAACtgtaaatgatgatgatgaggaCAACAACTTATATATATGTCAACCATCAACAAGTAGGGCTGCTTATGAAATGGATGTCCAGAGTGTCGTAGGTGGATCCAGTCAAATTACAAATGATCCAATAGATTCTACTACAAAAGAT TTTCTTTTGAAATACTGCATGTCATTTACTCAAATCTACTAA
- the LOC123313763 gene encoding uncharacterized protein LOC123313763 isoform X6, producing the protein MLINHLQQIHSLSIKTSLFTFKNEEEFETWRALDNRNVDYVKRRDRKISDGQVVYYECNRSNFSGYTSQCSKRSMKTGGSIKISGFCPSRIRVKICNTGVDVKFVETHVGHDDLLRSKHLTKDQQEMIASKLAAGVTKERILEDARTITGNKLERINVLKRADLAYIIRKFNIEKRRHDDDMVATTLKVKEWNSQGKNYVFLFKQIGETYPGLKAEDFALGFMNDDMERKLKQFKRIICIDGTHGTNSRHYDLTIVLVKDENKIGFPVAFLLSNRLDQTIQNIFFDALKSKIGEPVDAEYIMTDDDIKYYNAWCQAMVTERKPRRLLCTWHVIKNWNIQGRNKLKNVDNKKEMKNRMRKILKETDVSTFHKMKDEYFKHLEEGQENEFLKYLKNYYFQSEERIMMWAHCHRVNVGINTNMAIESLNKVLKYNKMRGNQNLRVEKLLDTLEELVNEKMWKNIIDTERPSANQYQARVNREAHSKAENGLTDKVVCLETGEFRVPSESVSNKFYIVSYNELCDKDCTSLYCIKCKICIHRFRCQCAEFTIKAAMCKHIHAVALVAERSDSVLGVRTVNDDDEDNNLYICQPSTSRAAYEMDVQSVVGGSSQITNDPIDSTTKDYSRSK; encoded by the exons ATGCTGATTAATCACTTACAGCAGATTCATTCTCTAAGTATCAAGACATCACTTTTTACTTTTaagaatgaagaagaatttgAGACTTGGAGAGCACTTGATAACAGAAATGTGGATTACGTAAAACGAAGAGATCGTAAAATCAGCGATGGACAGGTGGTATATTATGAATGCAATCGTAGTAATTTTTCAG GATATACTAGCCAATGTAGCAAACGCAGCATGAAAACTGGGGGAAGTATCAAAATCTCTGGTTTCTGCCCTTCTAGAATTCGTGTGAAGATATGTAATACAg GGGTGGATGTTAAATTTGTTGAAACACATGTTGGTCATGACGATCTACTGCGATCTAAACATTTGACAAAGGACCAGCAGGAAATGATTGCTAGTAAATTGGCAGCTGGAGTCACAAAAGAAAGAATTTTGGAAGATGCAAGAACTATAACCGGCAATAAGCTAGAAAGAATTAATGTGCTTAAAAGGGCAGATCTTGCTTATATTATAAGAAAATTCAACATAGAGAAGAGGAGACATGATGATGACATGGTTGCCACCACTTTGAAAGTGAAAGAGTGGAACAGTCaaggaaaaaattatgtttttttgttCAAGCAAATTG GAGAAACCTACCCAGGATTGAAGGCAGAAGACTTTGCTCTAGGATTCATGAACGATGATATGGAGAGAAAGCTCAAACAATTCAAAAGGATAATATGCATCGATGGAACCCATGGCACAAACTCAAGACATTATGATCTGACTATAGTTTTAGTCAAAGATGAGAATAAAATCGGTTTCCCGGTGGCTTTCTTATTATCGAATAGACTGGATCAAAccatccaaaatattttttttgatgcTTTGAAATCTAAGATTGGAGAGCCAGTGGACGCAGAATATATTATGACCGATGatgatataaaatattataatgcatggTGTCAG GCAATGGTAACAGAAAGAAAGCCAAGAAGGCTCCTCTGTACTTGGCATGTTATTAAGAATTGGAATATACAGGGGAGAAACAAGTTGAAGAATGTGGACAACAAAAAAGAGATGAAAAATAGAATGCGAAAAATTTTGAAGGAGACTGATGTATCAACATTCCACAAGATGAAAGACGAATATTTCAAGCATTTGGAAGAAGGACaggaaaatgagtttttgaaatatttaaagaA ttattatttcCAAAGTGAAGAAAGAATCATGATGTGGGCTCACTGCCACAGAGTAAATGTTGGGATTAATACCAACATGGCTATAGAAAGCCTGAATAAAGTATTGAAGTACAATAAAATGAGGGGAAATCAGAATTTACG GGTAGAGAAATTACTGGACACTTTGGAGGAATTGGTAAATGAAAAGATGTGGAAAAACATTATTGACACGGAAAGACCTTCTGCCAATCAATACCAGGCCAGAGTTAACCGAGAAGCTCATTCGAAAGCAGAAAATGGACTGACCGATAAAGTAGTATGCTTAGAAACTGGTGAGTTTAGAGTACCATCGGAATCCGTGAGTAATAAATTTTATATTGTGTCATATAATGAGTTGTGTGATAAGGATTGCACATCTCTATATTGCATTAAGTGCAAAATATGCATCCATAGGTTTAGATGTCAATGTGCAGAGTTTACTATAAAAGCTGCCATGTGTAAACATATACATGCAGTTGCTCTGGTCGCAGAGAGAAGCGATTCTGTTTTAGGTGTGAGAACtgtaaatgatgatgatgaggaCAACAACTTATATATATGTCAACCATCAACAAGTAGGGCTGCTTATGAAATGGATGTCCAGAGTGTCGTAGGTGGATCCAGTCAAATTACAAATGATCCAATAGATTCTACTACAAAAGAT tatTCTAGATCTAAATGA
- the LOC123313763 gene encoding uncharacterized protein LOC123313763 isoform X4 — MLINHLQQIHSLSIKTSLFTFKNEEEFETWRALDNRNVDYVKRRDRKISDGQVVYYECNRSNFSGYTSQCSKRSMKTGGSIKISGFCPSRIRVKICNTGVDVKFVETHVGHDDLLRSKHLTKDQQEMIASKLAAGVTKERILEDARTITGNKLERINVLKRADLAYIIRKFNIEKRRHDDDMVATTLKVKEWNSQGKNYVFLFKQIGETYPGLKAEDFALGFMNDDMERKLKQFKRIICIDGTHGTNSRHYDLTIVLVKDENKIGFPVAFLLSNRLDQTIQNIFFDALKSKIGEPVDAEYIMTDDDIKYYNAWCQAMVTERKPRRLLCTWHVIKNWNIQGRNKLKNVDNKKEMKNRMRKILKETDVSTFHKMKDEYFKHLEEGQENEFLKYLKNYYFQSEERIMMWAHCHRVNVGINTNMAIESLNKVLKYNKMRGNQNLRVEKLLDTLEELVNEKMWKNIIDTERPSANQYQARVNREAHSKAENGLTDKVVCLETGEFRVPSESVSNKFYIVSYNELCDKDCTSLYCIKCKICIHRFRCQCAEFTIKAAMCKHIHAVALVAERSDSVLGVRTVNDDDEDNNLYICQPSTSRAAYEMDVQSVVGGSSQITNDPIDSTTKDINMKKTLCLFSFF; from the exons ATGCTGATTAATCACTTACAGCAGATTCATTCTCTAAGTATCAAGACATCACTTTTTACTTTTaagaatgaagaagaatttgAGACTTGGAGAGCACTTGATAACAGAAATGTGGATTACGTAAAACGAAGAGATCGTAAAATCAGCGATGGACAGGTGGTATATTATGAATGCAATCGTAGTAATTTTTCAG GATATACTAGCCAATGTAGCAAACGCAGCATGAAAACTGGGGGAAGTATCAAAATCTCTGGTTTCTGCCCTTCTAGAATTCGTGTGAAGATATGTAATACAg GGGTGGATGTTAAATTTGTTGAAACACATGTTGGTCATGACGATCTACTGCGATCTAAACATTTGACAAAGGACCAGCAGGAAATGATTGCTAGTAAATTGGCAGCTGGAGTCACAAAAGAAAGAATTTTGGAAGATGCAAGAACTATAACCGGCAATAAGCTAGAAAGAATTAATGTGCTTAAAAGGGCAGATCTTGCTTATATTATAAGAAAATTCAACATAGAGAAGAGGAGACATGATGATGACATGGTTGCCACCACTTTGAAAGTGAAAGAGTGGAACAGTCaaggaaaaaattatgtttttttgttCAAGCAAATTG GAGAAACCTACCCAGGATTGAAGGCAGAAGACTTTGCTCTAGGATTCATGAACGATGATATGGAGAGAAAGCTCAAACAATTCAAAAGGATAATATGCATCGATGGAACCCATGGCACAAACTCAAGACATTATGATCTGACTATAGTTTTAGTCAAAGATGAGAATAAAATCGGTTTCCCGGTGGCTTTCTTATTATCGAATAGACTGGATCAAAccatccaaaatattttttttgatgcTTTGAAATCTAAGATTGGAGAGCCAGTGGACGCAGAATATATTATGACCGATGatgatataaaatattataatgcatggTGTCAG GCAATGGTAACAGAAAGAAAGCCAAGAAGGCTCCTCTGTACTTGGCATGTTATTAAGAATTGGAATATACAGGGGAGAAACAAGTTGAAGAATGTGGACAACAAAAAAGAGATGAAAAATAGAATGCGAAAAATTTTGAAGGAGACTGATGTATCAACATTCCACAAGATGAAAGACGAATATTTCAAGCATTTGGAAGAAGGACaggaaaatgagtttttgaaatatttaaagaA ttattatttcCAAAGTGAAGAAAGAATCATGATGTGGGCTCACTGCCACAGAGTAAATGTTGGGATTAATACCAACATGGCTATAGAAAGCCTGAATAAAGTATTGAAGTACAATAAAATGAGGGGAAATCAGAATTTACG GGTAGAGAAATTACTGGACACTTTGGAGGAATTGGTAAATGAAAAGATGTGGAAAAACATTATTGACACGGAAAGACCTTCTGCCAATCAATACCAGGCCAGAGTTAACCGAGAAGCTCATTCGAAAGCAGAAAATGGACTGACCGATAAAGTAGTATGCTTAGAAACTGGTGAGTTTAGAGTACCATCGGAATCCGTGAGTAATAAATTTTATATTGTGTCATATAATGAGTTGTGTGATAAGGATTGCACATCTCTATATTGCATTAAGTGCAAAATATGCATCCATAGGTTTAGATGTCAATGTGCAGAGTTTACTATAAAAGCTGCCATGTGTAAACATATACATGCAGTTGCTCTGGTCGCAGAGAGAAGCGATTCTGTTTTAGGTGTGAGAACtgtaaatgatgatgatgaggaCAACAACTTATATATATGTCAACCATCAACAAGTAGGGCTGCTTATGAAATGGATGTCCAGAGTGTCGTAGGTGGATCCAGTCAAATTACAAATGATCCAATAGATTCTACTACAAAAGAT ATCAATATGAAGAAGACTCTTTGCCTTTTCAGTTTCTTTTGA
- the LOC123313763 gene encoding uncharacterized protein LOC123313763 isoform X3: MLINHLQQIHSLSIKTSLFTFKNEEEFETWRALDNRNVDYVKRRDRKISDGQVVYYECNRSNFSGYTSQCSKRSMKTGGSIKISGFCPSRIRVKICNTGVDVKFVETHVGHDDLLRSKHLTKDQQEMIASKLAAGVTKERILEDARTITGNKLERINVLKRADLAYIIRKFNIEKRRHDDDMVATTLKVKEWNSQGKNYVFLFKQIGETYPGLKAEDFALGFMNDDMERKLKQFKRIICIDGTHGTNSRHYDLTIVLVKDENKIGFPVAFLLSNRLDQTIQNIFFDALKSKIGEPVDAEYIMTDDDIKYYNAWCQAMVTERKPRRLLCTWHVIKNWNIQGRNKLKNVDNKKEMKNRMRKILKETDVSTFHKMKDEYFKHLEEGQENEFLKYLKNYYFQSEERIMMWAHCHRVNVGINTNMAIESLNKVLKYNKMRGNQNLRVEKLLDTLEELVNEKMWKNIIDTERPSANQYQARVNREAHSKAENGLTDKVVCLETGEFRVPSESVSNKFYIVSYNELCDKDCTSLYCIKCKICIHRFRCQCAEFTIKAAMCKHIHAVALVAERSDSVLGVRTVNDDDEDNNLYICQPSTSRAAYEMDVQSVVGGSSQITNDPIDSTTKDIVLEQARMQLGLLDVGTLRNIAKIIRDAYNLQCNNASTSRKRKIEKQLYFPIF; this comes from the exons ATGCTGATTAATCACTTACAGCAGATTCATTCTCTAAGTATCAAGACATCACTTTTTACTTTTaagaatgaagaagaatttgAGACTTGGAGAGCACTTGATAACAGAAATGTGGATTACGTAAAACGAAGAGATCGTAAAATCAGCGATGGACAGGTGGTATATTATGAATGCAATCGTAGTAATTTTTCAG GATATACTAGCCAATGTAGCAAACGCAGCATGAAAACTGGGGGAAGTATCAAAATCTCTGGTTTCTGCCCTTCTAGAATTCGTGTGAAGATATGTAATACAg GGGTGGATGTTAAATTTGTTGAAACACATGTTGGTCATGACGATCTACTGCGATCTAAACATTTGACAAAGGACCAGCAGGAAATGATTGCTAGTAAATTGGCAGCTGGAGTCACAAAAGAAAGAATTTTGGAAGATGCAAGAACTATAACCGGCAATAAGCTAGAAAGAATTAATGTGCTTAAAAGGGCAGATCTTGCTTATATTATAAGAAAATTCAACATAGAGAAGAGGAGACATGATGATGACATGGTTGCCACCACTTTGAAAGTGAAAGAGTGGAACAGTCaaggaaaaaattatgtttttttgttCAAGCAAATTG GAGAAACCTACCCAGGATTGAAGGCAGAAGACTTTGCTCTAGGATTCATGAACGATGATATGGAGAGAAAGCTCAAACAATTCAAAAGGATAATATGCATCGATGGAACCCATGGCACAAACTCAAGACATTATGATCTGACTATAGTTTTAGTCAAAGATGAGAATAAAATCGGTTTCCCGGTGGCTTTCTTATTATCGAATAGACTGGATCAAAccatccaaaatattttttttgatgcTTTGAAATCTAAGATTGGAGAGCCAGTGGACGCAGAATATATTATGACCGATGatgatataaaatattataatgcatggTGTCAG GCAATGGTAACAGAAAGAAAGCCAAGAAGGCTCCTCTGTACTTGGCATGTTATTAAGAATTGGAATATACAGGGGAGAAACAAGTTGAAGAATGTGGACAACAAAAAAGAGATGAAAAATAGAATGCGAAAAATTTTGAAGGAGACTGATGTATCAACATTCCACAAGATGAAAGACGAATATTTCAAGCATTTGGAAGAAGGACaggaaaatgagtttttgaaatatttaaagaA ttattatttcCAAAGTGAAGAAAGAATCATGATGTGGGCTCACTGCCACAGAGTAAATGTTGGGATTAATACCAACATGGCTATAGAAAGCCTGAATAAAGTATTGAAGTACAATAAAATGAGGGGAAATCAGAATTTACG GGTAGAGAAATTACTGGACACTTTGGAGGAATTGGTAAATGAAAAGATGTGGAAAAACATTATTGACACGGAAAGACCTTCTGCCAATCAATACCAGGCCAGAGTTAACCGAGAAGCTCATTCGAAAGCAGAAAATGGACTGACCGATAAAGTAGTATGCTTAGAAACTGGTGAGTTTAGAGTACCATCGGAATCCGTGAGTAATAAATTTTATATTGTGTCATATAATGAGTTGTGTGATAAGGATTGCACATCTCTATATTGCATTAAGTGCAAAATATGCATCCATAGGTTTAGATGTCAATGTGCAGAGTTTACTATAAAAGCTGCCATGTGTAAACATATACATGCAGTTGCTCTGGTCGCAGAGAGAAGCGATTCTGTTTTAGGTGTGAGAACtgtaaatgatgatgatgaggaCAACAACTTATATATATGTCAACCATCAACAAGTAGGGCTGCTTATGAAATGGATGTCCAGAGTGTCGTAGGTGGATCCAGTCAAATTACAAATGATCCAATAGATTCTACTACAAAAGAT ATTGTATTAGAACAAGCTAGAATGCAGCTTGGTTTATTGGATGTGGGTACCCTTCGTAACATTGCAAAAATTATTAGAGACGCTTATAACTTGCAATGCAATAATGCTTCTACCAgcagaaaaagaaaaatagagaaaCAGTTGTATTTCCCAA tatTCTAG
- the LOC123313763 gene encoding uncharacterized protein LOC123313763 isoform X1, which translates to MLINHLQQIHSLSIKTSLFTFKNEEEFETWRALDNRNVDYVKRRDRKISDGQVVYYECNRSNFSGYTSQCSKRSMKTGGSIKISGFCPSRIRVKICNTGVDVKFVETHVGHDDLLRSKHLTKDQQEMIASKLAAGVTKERILEDARTITGNKLERINVLKRADLAYIIRKFNIEKRRHDDDMVATTLKVKEWNSQGKNYVFLFKQIGETYPGLKAEDFALGFMNDDMERKLKQFKRIICIDGTHGTNSRHYDLTIVLVKDENKIGFPVAFLLSNRLDQTIQNIFFDALKSKIGEPVDAEYIMTDDDIKYYNAWCQAMVTERKPRRLLCTWHVIKNWNIQGRNKLKNVDNKKEMKNRMRKILKETDVSTFHKMKDEYFKHLEEGQENEFLKYLKNYYFQSEERIMMWAHCHRVNVGINTNMAIESLNKVLKYNKMRGNQNLRVEKLLDTLEELVNEKMWKNIIDTERPSANQYQARVNREAHSKAENGLTDKVVCLETGEFRVPSESVSNKFYIVSYNELCDKDCTSLYCIKCKICIHRFRCQCAEFTIKAAMCKHIHAVALVAERSDSVLGVRTVNDDDEDNNLYICQPSTSRAAYEMDVQSVVGGSSQITNDPIDSTTKDIVLEQARMQLGLLDVGTLRNIAKIIRDAYNLQCNNASTSRKRKIEKQLYFPNLNEIIK; encoded by the exons ATGCTGATTAATCACTTACAGCAGATTCATTCTCTAAGTATCAAGACATCACTTTTTACTTTTaagaatgaagaagaatttgAGACTTGGAGAGCACTTGATAACAGAAATGTGGATTACGTAAAACGAAGAGATCGTAAAATCAGCGATGGACAGGTGGTATATTATGAATGCAATCGTAGTAATTTTTCAG GATATACTAGCCAATGTAGCAAACGCAGCATGAAAACTGGGGGAAGTATCAAAATCTCTGGTTTCTGCCCTTCTAGAATTCGTGTGAAGATATGTAATACAg GGGTGGATGTTAAATTTGTTGAAACACATGTTGGTCATGACGATCTACTGCGATCTAAACATTTGACAAAGGACCAGCAGGAAATGATTGCTAGTAAATTGGCAGCTGGAGTCACAAAAGAAAGAATTTTGGAAGATGCAAGAACTATAACCGGCAATAAGCTAGAAAGAATTAATGTGCTTAAAAGGGCAGATCTTGCTTATATTATAAGAAAATTCAACATAGAGAAGAGGAGACATGATGATGACATGGTTGCCACCACTTTGAAAGTGAAAGAGTGGAACAGTCaaggaaaaaattatgtttttttgttCAAGCAAATTG GAGAAACCTACCCAGGATTGAAGGCAGAAGACTTTGCTCTAGGATTCATGAACGATGATATGGAGAGAAAGCTCAAACAATTCAAAAGGATAATATGCATCGATGGAACCCATGGCACAAACTCAAGACATTATGATCTGACTATAGTTTTAGTCAAAGATGAGAATAAAATCGGTTTCCCGGTGGCTTTCTTATTATCGAATAGACTGGATCAAAccatccaaaatattttttttgatgcTTTGAAATCTAAGATTGGAGAGCCAGTGGACGCAGAATATATTATGACCGATGatgatataaaatattataatgcatggTGTCAG GCAATGGTAACAGAAAGAAAGCCAAGAAGGCTCCTCTGTACTTGGCATGTTATTAAGAATTGGAATATACAGGGGAGAAACAAGTTGAAGAATGTGGACAACAAAAAAGAGATGAAAAATAGAATGCGAAAAATTTTGAAGGAGACTGATGTATCAACATTCCACAAGATGAAAGACGAATATTTCAAGCATTTGGAAGAAGGACaggaaaatgagtttttgaaatatttaaagaA ttattatttcCAAAGTGAAGAAAGAATCATGATGTGGGCTCACTGCCACAGAGTAAATGTTGGGATTAATACCAACATGGCTATAGAAAGCCTGAATAAAGTATTGAAGTACAATAAAATGAGGGGAAATCAGAATTTACG GGTAGAGAAATTACTGGACACTTTGGAGGAATTGGTAAATGAAAAGATGTGGAAAAACATTATTGACACGGAAAGACCTTCTGCCAATCAATACCAGGCCAGAGTTAACCGAGAAGCTCATTCGAAAGCAGAAAATGGACTGACCGATAAAGTAGTATGCTTAGAAACTGGTGAGTTTAGAGTACCATCGGAATCCGTGAGTAATAAATTTTATATTGTGTCATATAATGAGTTGTGTGATAAGGATTGCACATCTCTATATTGCATTAAGTGCAAAATATGCATCCATAGGTTTAGATGTCAATGTGCAGAGTTTACTATAAAAGCTGCCATGTGTAAACATATACATGCAGTTGCTCTGGTCGCAGAGAGAAGCGATTCTGTTTTAGGTGTGAGAACtgtaaatgatgatgatgaggaCAACAACTTATATATATGTCAACCATCAACAAGTAGGGCTGCTTATGAAATGGATGTCCAGAGTGTCGTAGGTGGATCCAGTCAAATTACAAATGATCCAATAGATTCTACTACAAAAGAT ATTGTATTAGAACAAGCTAGAATGCAGCTTGGTTTATTGGATGTGGGTACCCTTCGTAACATTGCAAAAATTATTAGAGACGCTTATAACTTGCAATGCAATAATGCTTCTACCAgcagaaaaagaaaaatagagaaaCAGTTGTATTTCCCAA ATCTAAATGAGATAATTAAATAA